DNA sequence from the Corynebacterium freneyi genome:
CCTGGGACGCGCTGACCGCCTGGGACGCCCGCTGGATGACCGACATCGCGGAGAACGGCTACTTCGGCATCGGCGACGTCGACGGCGAACCCGGGCACTGGCGCTCGCTGGCCTTCTTCCCGCTGGTGCCGTACCTCATCCGAGCGGTGTCCTTCGTGACCTTCCTGCCCGGCAACGCCGCCGGCATGGTCCTGTCGCTGGTCGCCGGGATGTTCGTCGCCTTCGGGGCGGCGGCACTGGCCCGCCGGATGGGGATGGGTTCGCGGGAGCGCGTCATCGCCTCGGTGCTCGCGACCACGGCGCCCATGGCCGTCGTCATGCTCATGCCCTACACCGAGGCGGTGTTCCTGGCGTTGGCGGCGTGGGGGCTCGTGGCGATCATCGACCGGCGGTGGGTGGCGGCCGGCGCCCTCATCCTGGTGGCGGGACTCGCCCGCACCACCGCGCTGGGCCTGTTCATCGTGTTGGCGCTGGCCGTCTTCGCCCACGACCGGCGCAACCCGAGGGCCTGGGCCGCGGCTGCCGTCGCCCCACTCGGCTGGGTGGCGTACCTCGTGTGGGCGTCATCGCACCTGGAGGACGCGGGCGGCTACTTCGGCGCCCAGCACCACGGGTGGAACTCCGCCGTCGACGGCGGCAAGGCCACCCTGCGCTGGCTGTGGTTCAGCTTCACCGAATCGCAGGAAACCGGGTACGCACTGTCTGCGGTGGTCATCGTGGCGGTCGCCGCGACCATGGCGTGGGCGTTCTTCGGCTGGGTGGGCGGTCGCGCCGGGATCGGCCTCGACCGGTGGGGCAAGGCCTGGCCGGTGCTCCTGTTCTCCTGCCTGGCCGTGGGGCAGATCCTCGTCAGCGATGGCCTCATGCACTCGCGGCCCCGCCTGTTCCTGTCGGGGGTGCTGGTGTTGCTGGTGTTTGCGCCGGTGATCGCGCGACTGCGCACCTTTGACCGCGCCTGGTTCCTCGCGGGCTGGCTGCTCGGCTCGGCCTGGGTCGGCTGGTACTTGCTCGTCCCCTTCGAATGGGCGATTTAGGCGTGGGGCCTGGGCGCGATGTGGGCGCAGAGGTCGTTTCGGTGCGGTTGTTTCGGCGCTGATTCGGTGTTGATGCGGCGCTGATTCGGCGGCGTCGCCCAAAACGACTCATCGGGCCCCTGTAAAAGCCCAGGTCGCCGTGAGTGCTGCTGAGTCGTTTCGGGCGATGTCCCGCCCGTTGTGTACGCATGTGGCCTGTGTGGCGGATGTGGCCGATGTGGATGGAGGTGTCGGGGCGCGTGGTGCGGGCGGGTCAGATGGTACGGGTGCGGTGAGGCTCCCGACCTAAAGCCCGTGCGGGTGTGGCGGATGTTGCTGGTGTGTGGCCAGTTGCTTGACGACGTCCGGCCCTCCGCGCGTACGGGCCCAGCATCGGGGCCATGGCCGGGTGGCCGGGCGTTGTTCCGGTGCGGTCGTTTCGGTGCGGTTGTTTCGGCGCGGATTCGGTGTTGATGCGGCGTTGATTCGGCAGCGTCGCCCAAAACGACTCACCGACCTTCGGCAAAAGCCCAGGTCGTCGCGAGTGCTGCTGAGTCGTTTCGGGCGATGTCCCGCCCGTTGTGCACGCATGTGGCCTGTGTTGCGGGTGTGGCCGATGTGGATGGAGGTGTCGGGGTGCGTGGTGCGGGCGGGTCAGATGGTACGGGTGCGGTGAGGCTCCCGACCTAAAGCCCTGCGGCGCAGGGCCCCTAAACGCTCTTGCGGGACAGTGCCACGGTCGAGGCGATCATCGCGATCAACGCCGCCCCCATCCAGATCCACTGCGTGCCCACCGCCTGGAACTTCTCGCCGAGCACCACGTACCCCAACACGAACGCCACCACCGGCTCCGCGCACGTCATGGCCGGCAGGGAATTCCGCAATGCCCCCGCATTGAACGATGCCTGCTGCACCGCCACCCCGATCAACGCCAAGCCGATCAGCGACCACGTCTCCCACGACGCCACGAACGCCGCCAAATCCTCGTGAACCCAAATGTCCACGACGGCCTTCGACAGCACGGCGACGAACCCGTACAACCAACCCGTCGCCAACCCCAGGACCAGCGCCTTCTGCGACCCCAGCCAGGTGGCGGCGGCGTGATACATCACGGCGAACACCACGGCGCCGACGATCAGCGCCGGAATCCACCGCGACAACGGCGGCCGCGGATCACCCGGCAACGGCCGCCCCAACAGCACCAGCACGGTGACGGCGATGGTCAGCAACACCGCCCACGCGGTCTCCGCCTTCGAGATCCTGCGCCCCGCGAACTTCGCCGACAACGGCAACGTGAACATCAGCGACATCACCAGCAACGGCTGGACCAGCAACAATGTGCCGAACGCCAGCGCCGCGACCTGCAGGCCGTACCCCGTCA
Encoded proteins:
- a CDS encoding DMT family transporter; amino-acid sequence: MHNELLAVILGLGSALTIAWGTVIRHQLADELPADAGTMSGVWSVVTRPTWWAGVLLALTGYGLQVAALAFGTLLLVQPLLVMSLMFTLPLSAKFAGRRISKAETAWAVLLTIAVTVLVLLGRPLPGDPRPPLSRWIPALIVGAVVFAVMYHAAATWLGSQKALVLGLATGWLYGFVAVLSKAVVDIWVHEDLAAFVASWETWSLIGLALIGVAVQQASFNAGALRNSLPAMTCAEPVVAFVLGYVVLGEKFQAVGTQWIWMGAALIAMIASTVALSRKSV